The Nodosilinea sp. PGN35 genomic sequence GGGCCACTGGGGCGATCGATAGACCACCTCCCCCGTGCGGCCCACCAGTAACAGCCCGACTTCGGCATCGGCGGGCAGGCCCAGGTCTTGGGCCAGGGCTGATTCTGGGTTGGGGGGGATGGTGGGGCGATCGGGCCGTTCCCCGCGATCGCCGGGCCGACCCAGGGGAGTAATACGCTCTAGCCGAGCGTCGAGGCTGTCGAGCTTGGCCTGGTAGATCAGCCAGCTCGACAGCAGCGCAAACCCCAGCAGTGCCCCCCCGGCTAAAGCCGCAGACCACAGCGCCAGCCGCAGCCGCAGGGAAAGTCGGGGCAGCGGCGACCGTGTTACGAGGGTCACGGGCGTTCCCCTCTGGAACTTGCCGAATTGCTCTCTTCGGGGGGGCGAAAGCGGTAGCCCACCCCGCGTACGCTCTCGATCCACTGGGCAGCGTCTAGGGGGTCGAGCTTTTTGCGCAGCCGCTGAATCGCCACATCGACCACATTGGTGCTGGGGTTAAAGTCGTAGCCCCAGACGTGCTCCAAAATTTGGGTGCGGGTCAGCACGCGGCCCGGCGATCGCATCAAATATTCCAGCAGGTTAAACTCCCGCGCCGTCAGCTCCACCTGGTGGCCGCCGCAGGTGACTTCACGGCTGATGCGATCGAGGCGCAGGGGGCCAGCGGCCAAAAAATTCTGCCGTTCGCCGCCGCTGCGCCGCACCACCGCGTGCATGCGGGCCACCAGTTCTTCGACGTAGAAAGGTTTGGCGATGTAGTCGTCGGCCCCCAGATTTAGCCCGGCCAGGCGATCGTCGAGTTCGTTGCGGGCGGTAATTAAAATTACCGGCACGGCGTAGCCCGCCCCCCGCAGCGCCTTGAGAATGGCCAGCCCGTCCATGCCCGGCACCATGATGTCGAGCAGCACCACGTCGTAGGTGCGATCGGTGGCCAGGGCATAGCCCTCGCTGCCGTTGGGGCAGGTGTCTACCACAAAGCCCTGCTCTTGCAGCCCCTGGGCCACAAAGCCGGCAATTTTGGCCTCGTCTTCGATCAGCAAAACGTTCATAGGCGCTCACAGCCTAGCACCGCCAGGGAGCCGCAAAAATGACAAAGTTGTAATCTGGCGGCCATTGTTTTGCCATGGTGCCCAGGCTTAATAGGAATCGTCAACCTCAACCATTGGAGAGATTGCCCATGGCAATGCATCGTTCTCTTGTGACCGCTGGCCTGGCGGCAGCCCTGGTGGGCGGCCTGAGCCTGGCCGCCTTGAGCCAGACCACCCAGGGCCAACCCCCTCAGCCCAACGCTACCCCGAGCGAGCGGGCTCAGCGGCCCGAGGGCCGAGGCCGAGGCCACGGTGAAGGATTAGCCAACGCCGCCGCCGATCTGGGCGTCAGCGAAGCCGCGCTGCGATCGGCCCTCGGGATTCCGACGGAGCCGCCGCCGCGCCCTAACCTGGCTACCGCCGCCGCCCAGCTGGGGGTGAGCGAAGCCGATCTCCAGGCGGCCCTGCGCAGCGGTAGAGACGGCGATCGCGGTCAACGACTGGCCACCGCCGCCGCCCAGCTGGGCGTCAGTGAAGCCGACCTCAAAGACGCCCTGGGTCTGCCCGCCCAACCGCCGCCGCGCCCCAATCTGGCCGCTGCCGCCGCGCAGCTGGGCGTCAGCGAAGCCGACCTGCAGGAGGCCCTGCGCAGCAACATGGGAAGAGGCCGTGGCCCAGGGTCGCGCCCCAGCGAAGGCAGAACCCCACCGCAGTAGTTCCCCCCTTACGAGTCAATCGTCACTGTCCCTGCTGCGCCCTGGAGACCTCGCTGAGCTGTCCAGGGCGTTTTTTATATAGCTGTAGCCAGTTCGGTTGAGACATTGTCTAGATGAACATTCCAACGTTTGAACGGTTTGGAGGGTTTTGATGTCCTAGCCAGCGTGACCCGTGAAAAATACTGTGGGGTAGCCTCCCGACTGTCCCCTGGCCAAGCTGCCGAGTCTGACAAACTAATCAATTCGGTAGCGAATCAGGGCGCGCACATCGGCGGGCTGGAGGCCCAGGTCGGCGGCCAGGGCCTGCTCGATGGCGGCATACTCCACCAGGGGGTACTCAAATTCCATTTCTTGCAGGGACGAGCCGCTGGTGCGGACGCTAATTTCAGTCACTTGAGACTGGAGGTCGATTTCGGCATCGAGGGCGAGAACCGTGACCTCAAAGGTGACGGTTACCGGCTGGGCACCGGTGGTGTCGATCTGGCGATCGCCGCCGTAGGTCTGGCTCAGCACCCGGCCCGTAAACCAGCCGCTGCCTGCCCACACTGCCCCCCCAGTCAACCCCAGGGGGGCAATGAACCCCAGACCAATCGTCAGGTAGCGCTGGAGCTGGTGCAGGGGCATGGCTGGCTTTAAAGTAGGTAATTTGACGATGGGGCTGGCCCTCAGGAGAACCGCCGCCGATGAAGATTCTACTGGTTGAAGACGATCCGGCGCAGCTCAACCCGCTGCAGCAGGCGCTGATCAAAGCCAACCATCGGGTCGATGCGGTGGCGGATGGCCTGACGGCACAGACGCTGATGGGCGATCGCCCCTACGATCTGCTGGTGCTCGACTGGATGCTGCCCCAGGTGAGCGGCCTGGAGCTGTGCCAGGGCTACCGCCGCCTGGGCAAGACCGCGCCAGTGCTGTTGCTCACCGCCAAAGACACCGCCGGAGACAAGGTGATGGGGCTCGACGCCGGGGCCGACGACTACCTGGTGAAGCCGGTAAACCTCAGCGAGTTTTTGGCGCGGGTGCGGGCGCTGGGGCGCAGGTCGCCGCTGTGGCTGGGCGATCGCCTCACCCTGAGTAATCTCACCCTCGACCTCAACACCCTGGTTTTAGAAGGCCCCCAGGGCTCGGTGCAGCTTTCGGGGCGAGAGTTTCAGCTGATGGAGTACCTGCTGCGCCACCCCCAGCAGGTGCTGACCCGCGACCAGATTGAGCAGGCCCTGTGGGCCTGGGATATGGCCCCCGAAAGTAAAGCCGTGGCCATCCTGGTGCATCGGCTGCGCCAGCGCTTGCAGGCCGTGGGCGCTGACGGCTGGCTACAAACCATCTACGGTATGGGGTACCGGCTGTCCAGCCCCGCCCAGGAGCCCCAGCCCAATGTTTGAGCGCAGTCGGCTCAGTCTGGCCCGCTGGTTTACCCTATCGATGGGCGGCATTTTGGTGCTGTTTGCCGGGCTGCTCTACGCCCGCGAGGCCCGCGATCGCCTGCGTACCTTCGACCAGGCCCTCTACGACAGCGGCCAGGTAATCGCCTCCGGGGTCGAGGAAATCAGCTACGGCGACCGCCGCCGCATCGACCTTGAAGACGCCCCCCTGCTGGGCAGCGACGCCATCCGCATCGACACCGCCATTGTCATCGCCCG encodes the following:
- a CDS encoding response regulator transcription factor gives rise to the protein MNVLLIEDEAKIAGFVAQGLQEQGFVVDTCPNGSEGYALATDRTYDVVLLDIMVPGMDGLAILKALRGAGYAVPVILITARNELDDRLAGLNLGADDYIAKPFYVEELVARMHAVVRRSGGERQNFLAAGPLRLDRISREVTCGGHQVELTAREFNLLEYLMRSPGRVLTRTQILEHVWGYDFNPSTNVVDVAIQRLRKKLDPLDAAQWIESVRGVGYRFRPPEESNSASSRGERP
- a CDS encoding response regulator transcription factor, whose amino-acid sequence is MKILLVEDDPAQLNPLQQALIKANHRVDAVADGLTAQTLMGDRPYDLLVLDWMLPQVSGLELCQGYRRLGKTAPVLLLTAKDTAGDKVMGLDAGADDYLVKPVNLSEFLARVRALGRRSPLWLGDRLTLSNLTLDLNTLVLEGPQGSVQLSGREFQLMEYLLRHPQQVLTRDQIEQALWAWDMAPESKAVAILVHRLRQRLQAVGADGWLQTIYGMGYRLSSPAQEPQPNV